The following are encoded together in the Peromyscus leucopus breed LL Stock chromosome 1, UCI_PerLeu_2.1, whole genome shotgun sequence genome:
- the Lcor gene encoding ligand-dependent corepressor isoform X3: MQRMIQQFAAEYTSKNSSTQDPSQPNSTKNQSLPKASPVTTSPTAATTQNPVLSKLLMADQDSPLDLTVRKSQSEPSEQDGVLDLSTKKSPCASSTSLSHSSGCSSTQGNGKNSTEASAVDSNHPSKPPLEKFMVKLCTHHQKQFIRVLSDLYTESQPGTEDLQPLDSTVMDVSTCNADCAQLSCRQDETDDVCLDGKSPASVNLFLDSSGSPSSLSVTEQTMKEPPPETDSVDGIENALTIVHKDSSELPDIQPNSRRSADSPAVECLTTLDSSSFNSLHSSKSLEGQTTGQEQDISMKPCEDGEDHAPASVESLTAVDVAAENTEEGGSCIVSQRNSFKALSEEKWDSGFMGNSSSTADKENTLQCGSKTSLHQDLEADEQDARPKQENHLHSLGRNKVGYQTYPSDQSHFDHSKGDWLAPSPTPAVHRAPNGHSRTKMITASIKTARKSKRASGLRINDYDNQCDVVYISQPITECHFENQRSILSSRKTARKSTRGYFFNGDCCELPTVRTLARNLRSQEKGSCSPIAPEVVVTPKQTLTLPTSKHIVGVQHPTVDVQLPTVGVQHPTADIQLPTVGVQHPTVDVQLPTVGVQHPTVDLQLPTVGVQHPTADVQLPTADVQLSTVGMQLLQEDTPDDPGKERTSLEEGDKDMSSAKEYQEPEVCLTVNEQDPSSSPTPGETTACSPACLLPAPLPDEDMPNVPEGSIAVSPPTASVLSFLEQDQPPASPLESEEMHTLQECHLTPTTGSSPFISGEDSEDQLCRPQSSPETVIREEHSLCSENESPAVGLDPPLSLELSEHDQSISTEAETGAIPGEALLLEAAPPLLESSIVSDENPGETEGGEAASGTGQLEIHRDRKHSSEQDLSEANLDSPEENVDKKKKGKKLPEASDRCLRSQLVDSSSADRCPGSQGLDSSTACSEMKVSKNPAVKHSKREGRSGRATPEGSVIDSIHTDDLEDTENPSVGERSSDEDTTQEGEGVGVITRQTFKSMLAKEVKREEGETSPSSDPTTVGQPLPGKNLEINVWSKIDERDAHVPSESIPYKRDPEQVKEKPGHIATQDVEASVSEVDVEDTHSKDDAGLPSSSLAGISASQNGDPAGPSKLVLRPKRLPSSTYNLRHAHCVDALDTTKVTSEKQVTPVSPAPKESEASESVEPLDEDDADTVVEEQPKFVGWCAEEENQELIANFNAQYLKVQKGWIQLEKEAQPTARAKSKSDKLKEIWKSKKRSRKCRGSLEVQKFSPVQMLFMTNFKLSNICKWFLETTETRSLVIVKKLNTRLPGDIPLVKHPLQKYPPATLYPSSLQAERLKKHLKKFPGAIPARNNWKPQKLWAKLRENPGQVEPEAASDSSLGPNGEDTVEEVREGRNSHPPANLPTPASTRILRKYSSIRGKLRAQRLDSSLGGPSEVKQGRKSVCINPLMSPKLALRVGADGFPVTPKRAEGRKRKRGKQMPETLLKVEGQNKRKRAEGCGTQDDRDKGPATKASRGLSAKKLAAKDRVSQLSKKMTLKENKVRICKKAPGKSCPPSRKEKENADKRPSHPAAASEALTKPAKQKGAGDASTKPPKARGRSRKLSSGRGRARPLTKSPETQAAQRKRKLKAKLDSSQSKRRRLDSK; the protein is encoded by the coding sequence TAAGAATTCAACAGAGGCATCAGCAGTTGATTCTAACCATCCATCGAAGCCCCCACTGGAGAAGTTTATGGTCAAACTGTGCACACATCATCAGAAGCAATTCATTCGTGTCCTGAGTGACCTATACACTGAATCTCAGCCAGGTACTGAGGACCTGCAGCCTTTAGATTCCACAGTGATGGATGTCTCCACTTGCAATGCAGATTGTGCCCAGCTGAGCTGCAGACAAGATGAAACGGATGATGTGTGTCTCGATGGGAAGTCTCCTGCTTCTGTAAATTTGTTCTTAGACTCCTCGGGTTCTCCTAGCTCTCTGAGTGTGACTGAACAAACCATGAAGGAACCACCTCCTGAGACAGACTCTGTAGATGGAATAGAGAATGCCTTGACCATTGTCCACAAAGATTCCTCTGAACTTCCAGACATTCAACCTAACTCCAGAAGATCAGCAGACAGTCCCGCTGTGGAATGCCTCACTACATTGGATTCTTCCTCTTTTAACTCCCTCCACAGTTCCAAAAGCTTAGAGGGGCAAACCACTGGACAGGAACAAGACATCAGCATGAAACCCTGTGAGGATGGTGAAGACCATGCCCCAGCCTCAGTCGAAAGTCTGACTGCAGTGGATGTGGCAGCTGAGAATACTGAAGAAGGTGGTAGCTGTATTGTTTCTCAAAGAAACTCATTCAAAGCTTTATCAGAAGAGAAATGGGACTCAGGGTTTATGGGAAACTCATCTAGTACTGCAGACAAAGAGAATACTTTACAGTGTGGCTCAAAAACATCCTTACACCAGGATTTAGAGGCAGATGAACAAGATGCAAGGCCAAAGCAAGAGAACCATCTTCATTCACTAGGTAGAAACAAGGTGGGTTACCAGACATACCCCAGCGACCAGAGCCATTTTGATCATTCCAAAGGTGATTGGTTAGCTCCCAGCCCCACACCAGCTGTACACAGAGCACCCAATGGTCACTCTCGAACCAAGATGATAACAGCCTCCATCAAGACTGCTCGGAAGAGTAAGAGGGCATCAGGCTTGAGGATAAATGATTATGACAACCAGTGTGATGTTGTTTATATCAGTCAACCAATAACAGAatgccactttgaaaatcaaagaTCCATATTGTCTTCTCGGAAAACAGCCCGAAAGAGTACCCGGGGATACTTTTTTAATGGTGATTGTTGTGAATTGCCAACTGTTCGCACACTGGCCAGAAATTTACGCTCCCAAGAAAAGGGAAGCTGCTCACCGATAGCACCAGAGGTAGTGGTGACTCCCAAGCAGACTCTTACACTTCCCACCTCAAAGCACATAGTAGGTGTGCAGCATCCAACAGTAGATGTGCAGCTTCCTACAGTAGGTGTGCAGCATCCAACTGCAGATATACAGCTTCCCACAGTAGGTGTGCAGCATCCAACAGTAGATGTGCAGCTTCCCACAGTAGGTGTGCAGCATCCAACAGTAGATCTGCAGCTTCCCACAGTAGGTGTGCAGCATCCAACTGCAGATGTACAGCTTCCAACTGCAGATGTACAGCTTTCCACAGTAGGAATGCAACTTCTGCAAGAAGATACCCCTGACGATCCTGGGAAGGAACGAACCTCCCTTGAGGAAGGAGACAAAGACATGTCATCAGCAAAAGAGTACCAGGAGCCAGAGGTTTGCCTTACTGTGAATGAACAGGATCCTAGCAGCTCCCCTACTCCAGGAGAGACCACAGCCTGTAGCCCAGCATGTCTTCTGCCTGCACCCCTCCCTGATGAGGATATGCCTAATGTTCCAGAAGGCAGCATTGCGGTCTCACCTCCAACAGCAAGTGTACTATCTTTCCTTGAGCAAGACCAGCCACCAGCTTCTCCTCTGGAGTCAGAGGAAATGCATACACTCCAGGAGTGTCACCTGACTCCCACAACCGGAAGCTCCCCCTTCATCTCTGGGGAAGACAGTGAAGACCAGCTATGTAGACCTCAGTCTTCTCCTGAaacagtcatcagagaagagcaTTCTCTGTGCTCAGAAAATGAAAGTCCTGCTGTGGGTCTCGATCCTCCCCTGAGTCTAGAACTGTCTGAGCATGACCAAAGCATCAGTACTGAGGCTGAGACTGGAGCTATCCCTGGGGAGGCGCTGTTGCTAGAAGCCGCCCCGCCCCTCCTGGAAAGCAGCATTGTCAGTGATGAGAACCCGGGTGAGACCGAGGGAGGTGAGGCAGCCAGTGGAACTGGACAGCTAGAAATACACCGTGATAGAAAACACTCATCAGAACAGGATCTGAGTGAGGCAAACTTGGATTCTCCCGAAGAGAATGTGGACAAGAAGAAAAAGGGTAAAAAGCTCCCTGAGGCCTCTGATAGATGCCTAAGAAGTCAACTTGTAGATTCATCTTCTGCTGACAGGTGCCCAGGAAGCCAAGGTTTAGATTCATCCACTGCTTGTTCTGAAATGAAGGTTTCTAAAAATCCTGCCGTAAAGCATTCTAAAAGAGAAGGGCGCTCTGGTAGGGCAACCCCCGAGGGCTCAGTGATTGACAGCATCCATACAGATGATCTGGAGGACACCGAAAACCCCAGTGTCGGTGAACGTTCCTCTGATGAAGATACCACGCAGGAAGGTGAAGGAGTTGGAGTCATCACAAGGCAGACTTTTAAAAGCATGCTGGCAAAGGAAGTtaaaagagaagaaggggagacTTCCCCAAGCAGTGACCCCACCACAGTTGGCCAGCCACTGCCTGGGAAGAACCTGGAAATTAATGTCTGGTCCAAAATAGATGAGAGAGATGCACATGTGCCCTCGGAAAGCATTCCTTATAAGAGGGACCCGGAGCAGGTAAAAGAGAAGCCAGGACACATTGCCACACAGGATGTGGAAGCCTCTGTGAGTGAGGTAGACGTTGAGGATACCCACTCTAAAGATGATGCTGGCCTTCCTTCATCTAGCTTAGCTGGGATATCAGCCAGTCAGAATGGTGATCCTGCTGGGCCATCAAAACTGGTACTAAGACCTAAGAGATTGCCTTCTTCAACTTACAACCTGAGACACGCTCATTGTGTGGATGCCTTGGACACTAcaaaagtgacttctgaaaagCAAGTCACACCAGTCAGCCCAGCACCAAAGGAAAGTGAAGCTTCTGAGAGTGTGGAGCCCTTGGATGAGGACGATGCAGACACGGTGGTGGAAGAGCAGCCCAAGTTCGTGGGATGGTGTGCAGAGGAGGAGAACCAGGAGCTGATCGCCAACTTCAACGCCCAGTACCTGAAAGTTCAGAAAGGCTGGATCCAGTTGGAGAAAGAAGCACAGCCAACGGCAAGAGCAAAGAGCAAGTCGGACAAGCTGAAGGAGATTTGGAAGAGCAAGAAGAGGTCACGGAAGTGCAGGGGCTCATTGGAGGTGCAAAAGTTTTCTCCTGTTCAGATGCTGTTTATGACAAACTTCAAACTGTCTAACATCTGTAAGTGGTTCTTAGAGACAACAGAAACTCGGTCTCTGGTCATTGTGAAGAAACTAAATACTCGTCTTCCAGGAGACATCCCCCTTGTTAAACACCCTCTTCAGAAGTACCCTCCTGCCACCCTGTACCCCAGTTCACTACAGGCAGAACGCTtgaaaaaacacttaaagaaatttcCCGGAGCCATTCCTGCTAGGAATAATTGGAAACCACAGAAGCTGTGGGCTAAACTTCGAGAGAACCCTGGCCAGGTGGAGCCAGAGGCTGCCAGTGACAGCAGCCTCGGCCCTAACGGTGAAGACACTGtagaggaagtcagggaaggtAGAAATAGCCATCCTCCCGCCAACCTGCCTACTCCAGCCAGCACCCGGATCCTTAGAAAGTATTCCAGTATTCGAGGAAAGCTCAGAGCCCAGCGCCTGGACAGCTCACTGGGCGGACCCTCCGAAGTTAAGCAGGGCCGCAAGAGCGTGTGCATCAACCCGCTGATGTCTCCCAAGCTGGCCCTCCGGGTGGGTGCAGATGGCTTTCCTGTCACCCCCAAGAGGGCTGAAGGACgcaagaggaaaagagggaagcaGATGCCTGAAACCTTGCTTAAAGTGGAAGGTCAGAACAAGCGCAAAAGAGCAGAAGGCTGCGGAACTCAGGATGATAGGGACAAGGGGCCAGCAACAAAAGCCAGCAGAGGCCTTTCTGCCAAGAAGCTAGCTgcaaaggacagagtcagccaaCTATCcaagaagatgaccttgaaagaGAATAAAGTGAGAATCTGTAAAAAGGCTCCCGGGAAGAGCTGCCCACcatccaggaaagaaaaagagaatgcgGACAAAAGGCCTAGCcatcctgctgcagcctctgaaGCGCTGACAAAGCCTGCCAAGCAAAAGGGGGCAGGAGATGCCTCTACAAAGCCCCCCAAAgccagagggagaagcaggaagctgagcagtGGCAGGGGCCGAGCTAGACCCTTGACAAAAAGCCCAGAGACCCAAGCtgcccagagaaagagaaagctcaAGGCCAAACTGGACTCTTCACAGAGCAAACGTCGACGCTTAGATTCCAAGTGA
- the Lcor gene encoding ligand-dependent corepressor isoform X4 encodes MVKLCTHHQKQFIRVLSDLYTESQPGTEDLQPLDSTVMDVSTCNADCAQLSCRQDETDDVCLDGKSPASVNLFLDSSGSPSSLSVTEQTMKEPPPETDSVDGIENALTIVHKDSSELPDIQPNSRRSADSPAVECLTTLDSSSFNSLHSSKSLEGQTTGQEQDISMKPCEDGEDHAPASVESLTAVDVAAENTEEGGSCIVSQRNSFKALSEEKWDSGFMGNSSSTADKENTLQCGSKTSLHQDLEADEQDARPKQENHLHSLGRNKVGYQTYPSDQSHFDHSKGDWLAPSPTPAVHRAPNGHSRTKMITASIKTARKSKRASGLRINDYDNQCDVVYISQPITECHFENQRSILSSRKTARKSTRGYFFNGDCCELPTVRTLARNLRSQEKGSCSPIAPEVVVTPKQTLTLPTSKHIVGVQHPTVDVQLPTVGVQHPTADIQLPTVGVQHPTVDVQLPTVGVQHPTVDLQLPTVGVQHPTADVQLPTADVQLSTVGMQLLQEDTPDDPGKERTSLEEGDKDMSSAKEYQEPEVCLTVNEQDPSSSPTPGETTACSPACLLPAPLPDEDMPNVPEGSIAVSPPTASVLSFLEQDQPPASPLESEEMHTLQECHLTPTTGSSPFISGEDSEDQLCRPQSSPETVIREEHSLCSENESPAVGLDPPLSLELSEHDQSISTEAETGAIPGEALLLEAAPPLLESSIVSDENPGETEGGEAASGTGQLEIHRDRKHSSEQDLSEANLDSPEENVDKKKKGKKLPEASDRCLRSQLVDSSSADRCPGSQGLDSSTACSEMKVSKNPAVKHSKREGRSGRATPEGSVIDSIHTDDLEDTENPSVGERSSDEDTTQEGEGVGVITRQTFKSMLAKEVKREEGETSPSSDPTTVGQPLPGKNLEINVWSKIDERDAHVPSESIPYKRDPEQVKEKPGHIATQDVEASVSEVDVEDTHSKDDAGLPSSSLAGISASQNGDPAGPSKLVLRPKRLPSSTYNLRHAHCVDALDTTKVTSEKQVTPVSPAPKESEASESVEPLDEDDADTVVEEQPKFVGWCAEEENQELIANFNAQYLKVQKGWIQLEKEAQPTARAKSKSDKLKEIWKSKKRSRKCRGSLEVQKFSPVQMLFMTNFKLSNICKWFLETTETRSLVIVKKLNTRLPGDIPLVKHPLQKYPPATLYPSSLQAERLKKHLKKFPGAIPARNNWKPQKLWAKLRENPGQVEPEAASDSSLGPNGEDTVEEVREGRNSHPPANLPTPASTRILRKYSSIRGKLRAQRLDSSLGGPSEVKQGRKSVCINPLMSPKLALRVGADGFPVTPKRAEGRKRKRGKQMPETLLKVEGQNKRKRAEGCGTQDDRDKGPATKASRGLSAKKLAAKDRVSQLSKKMTLKENKVRICKKAPGKSCPPSRKEKENADKRPSHPAAASEALTKPAKQKGAGDASTKPPKARGRSRKLSSGRGRARPLTKSPETQAAQRKRKLKAKLDSSQSKRRRLDSK; translated from the coding sequence ATGGTCAAACTGTGCACACATCATCAGAAGCAATTCATTCGTGTCCTGAGTGACCTATACACTGAATCTCAGCCAGGTACTGAGGACCTGCAGCCTTTAGATTCCACAGTGATGGATGTCTCCACTTGCAATGCAGATTGTGCCCAGCTGAGCTGCAGACAAGATGAAACGGATGATGTGTGTCTCGATGGGAAGTCTCCTGCTTCTGTAAATTTGTTCTTAGACTCCTCGGGTTCTCCTAGCTCTCTGAGTGTGACTGAACAAACCATGAAGGAACCACCTCCTGAGACAGACTCTGTAGATGGAATAGAGAATGCCTTGACCATTGTCCACAAAGATTCCTCTGAACTTCCAGACATTCAACCTAACTCCAGAAGATCAGCAGACAGTCCCGCTGTGGAATGCCTCACTACATTGGATTCTTCCTCTTTTAACTCCCTCCACAGTTCCAAAAGCTTAGAGGGGCAAACCACTGGACAGGAACAAGACATCAGCATGAAACCCTGTGAGGATGGTGAAGACCATGCCCCAGCCTCAGTCGAAAGTCTGACTGCAGTGGATGTGGCAGCTGAGAATACTGAAGAAGGTGGTAGCTGTATTGTTTCTCAAAGAAACTCATTCAAAGCTTTATCAGAAGAGAAATGGGACTCAGGGTTTATGGGAAACTCATCTAGTACTGCAGACAAAGAGAATACTTTACAGTGTGGCTCAAAAACATCCTTACACCAGGATTTAGAGGCAGATGAACAAGATGCAAGGCCAAAGCAAGAGAACCATCTTCATTCACTAGGTAGAAACAAGGTGGGTTACCAGACATACCCCAGCGACCAGAGCCATTTTGATCATTCCAAAGGTGATTGGTTAGCTCCCAGCCCCACACCAGCTGTACACAGAGCACCCAATGGTCACTCTCGAACCAAGATGATAACAGCCTCCATCAAGACTGCTCGGAAGAGTAAGAGGGCATCAGGCTTGAGGATAAATGATTATGACAACCAGTGTGATGTTGTTTATATCAGTCAACCAATAACAGAatgccactttgaaaatcaaagaTCCATATTGTCTTCTCGGAAAACAGCCCGAAAGAGTACCCGGGGATACTTTTTTAATGGTGATTGTTGTGAATTGCCAACTGTTCGCACACTGGCCAGAAATTTACGCTCCCAAGAAAAGGGAAGCTGCTCACCGATAGCACCAGAGGTAGTGGTGACTCCCAAGCAGACTCTTACACTTCCCACCTCAAAGCACATAGTAGGTGTGCAGCATCCAACAGTAGATGTGCAGCTTCCTACAGTAGGTGTGCAGCATCCAACTGCAGATATACAGCTTCCCACAGTAGGTGTGCAGCATCCAACAGTAGATGTGCAGCTTCCCACAGTAGGTGTGCAGCATCCAACAGTAGATCTGCAGCTTCCCACAGTAGGTGTGCAGCATCCAACTGCAGATGTACAGCTTCCAACTGCAGATGTACAGCTTTCCACAGTAGGAATGCAACTTCTGCAAGAAGATACCCCTGACGATCCTGGGAAGGAACGAACCTCCCTTGAGGAAGGAGACAAAGACATGTCATCAGCAAAAGAGTACCAGGAGCCAGAGGTTTGCCTTACTGTGAATGAACAGGATCCTAGCAGCTCCCCTACTCCAGGAGAGACCACAGCCTGTAGCCCAGCATGTCTTCTGCCTGCACCCCTCCCTGATGAGGATATGCCTAATGTTCCAGAAGGCAGCATTGCGGTCTCACCTCCAACAGCAAGTGTACTATCTTTCCTTGAGCAAGACCAGCCACCAGCTTCTCCTCTGGAGTCAGAGGAAATGCATACACTCCAGGAGTGTCACCTGACTCCCACAACCGGAAGCTCCCCCTTCATCTCTGGGGAAGACAGTGAAGACCAGCTATGTAGACCTCAGTCTTCTCCTGAaacagtcatcagagaagagcaTTCTCTGTGCTCAGAAAATGAAAGTCCTGCTGTGGGTCTCGATCCTCCCCTGAGTCTAGAACTGTCTGAGCATGACCAAAGCATCAGTACTGAGGCTGAGACTGGAGCTATCCCTGGGGAGGCGCTGTTGCTAGAAGCCGCCCCGCCCCTCCTGGAAAGCAGCATTGTCAGTGATGAGAACCCGGGTGAGACCGAGGGAGGTGAGGCAGCCAGTGGAACTGGACAGCTAGAAATACACCGTGATAGAAAACACTCATCAGAACAGGATCTGAGTGAGGCAAACTTGGATTCTCCCGAAGAGAATGTGGACAAGAAGAAAAAGGGTAAAAAGCTCCCTGAGGCCTCTGATAGATGCCTAAGAAGTCAACTTGTAGATTCATCTTCTGCTGACAGGTGCCCAGGAAGCCAAGGTTTAGATTCATCCACTGCTTGTTCTGAAATGAAGGTTTCTAAAAATCCTGCCGTAAAGCATTCTAAAAGAGAAGGGCGCTCTGGTAGGGCAACCCCCGAGGGCTCAGTGATTGACAGCATCCATACAGATGATCTGGAGGACACCGAAAACCCCAGTGTCGGTGAACGTTCCTCTGATGAAGATACCACGCAGGAAGGTGAAGGAGTTGGAGTCATCACAAGGCAGACTTTTAAAAGCATGCTGGCAAAGGAAGTtaaaagagaagaaggggagacTTCCCCAAGCAGTGACCCCACCACAGTTGGCCAGCCACTGCCTGGGAAGAACCTGGAAATTAATGTCTGGTCCAAAATAGATGAGAGAGATGCACATGTGCCCTCGGAAAGCATTCCTTATAAGAGGGACCCGGAGCAGGTAAAAGAGAAGCCAGGACACATTGCCACACAGGATGTGGAAGCCTCTGTGAGTGAGGTAGACGTTGAGGATACCCACTCTAAAGATGATGCTGGCCTTCCTTCATCTAGCTTAGCTGGGATATCAGCCAGTCAGAATGGTGATCCTGCTGGGCCATCAAAACTGGTACTAAGACCTAAGAGATTGCCTTCTTCAACTTACAACCTGAGACACGCTCATTGTGTGGATGCCTTGGACACTAcaaaagtgacttctgaaaagCAAGTCACACCAGTCAGCCCAGCACCAAAGGAAAGTGAAGCTTCTGAGAGTGTGGAGCCCTTGGATGAGGACGATGCAGACACGGTGGTGGAAGAGCAGCCCAAGTTCGTGGGATGGTGTGCAGAGGAGGAGAACCAGGAGCTGATCGCCAACTTCAACGCCCAGTACCTGAAAGTTCAGAAAGGCTGGATCCAGTTGGAGAAAGAAGCACAGCCAACGGCAAGAGCAAAGAGCAAGTCGGACAAGCTGAAGGAGATTTGGAAGAGCAAGAAGAGGTCACGGAAGTGCAGGGGCTCATTGGAGGTGCAAAAGTTTTCTCCTGTTCAGATGCTGTTTATGACAAACTTCAAACTGTCTAACATCTGTAAGTGGTTCTTAGAGACAACAGAAACTCGGTCTCTGGTCATTGTGAAGAAACTAAATACTCGTCTTCCAGGAGACATCCCCCTTGTTAAACACCCTCTTCAGAAGTACCCTCCTGCCACCCTGTACCCCAGTTCACTACAGGCAGAACGCTtgaaaaaacacttaaagaaatttcCCGGAGCCATTCCTGCTAGGAATAATTGGAAACCACAGAAGCTGTGGGCTAAACTTCGAGAGAACCCTGGCCAGGTGGAGCCAGAGGCTGCCAGTGACAGCAGCCTCGGCCCTAACGGTGAAGACACTGtagaggaagtcagggaaggtAGAAATAGCCATCCTCCCGCCAACCTGCCTACTCCAGCCAGCACCCGGATCCTTAGAAAGTATTCCAGTATTCGAGGAAAGCTCAGAGCCCAGCGCCTGGACAGCTCACTGGGCGGACCCTCCGAAGTTAAGCAGGGCCGCAAGAGCGTGTGCATCAACCCGCTGATGTCTCCCAAGCTGGCCCTCCGGGTGGGTGCAGATGGCTTTCCTGTCACCCCCAAGAGGGCTGAAGGACgcaagaggaaaagagggaagcaGATGCCTGAAACCTTGCTTAAAGTGGAAGGTCAGAACAAGCGCAAAAGAGCAGAAGGCTGCGGAACTCAGGATGATAGGGACAAGGGGCCAGCAACAAAAGCCAGCAGAGGCCTTTCTGCCAAGAAGCTAGCTgcaaaggacagagtcagccaaCTATCcaagaagatgaccttgaaagaGAATAAAGTGAGAATCTGTAAAAAGGCTCCCGGGAAGAGCTGCCCACcatccaggaaagaaaaagagaatgcgGACAAAAGGCCTAGCcatcctgctgcagcctctgaaGCGCTGACAAAGCCTGCCAAGCAAAAGGGGGCAGGAGATGCCTCTACAAAGCCCCCCAAAgccagagggagaagcaggaagctgagcagtGGCAGGGGCCGAGCTAGACCCTTGACAAAAAGCCCAGAGACCCAAGCtgcccagagaaagagaaagctcaAGGCCAAACTGGACTCTTCACAGAGCAAACGTCGACGCTTAGATTCCAAGTGA